Proteins found in one Magnolia sinica isolate HGM2019 chromosome 5, MsV1, whole genome shotgun sequence genomic segment:
- the LOC131246334 gene encoding extensin-2-like isoform X11, which yields MRLPIGDPSSWGRLWPHILLAFAIIFLSSNVEATGEPYIYASPPPPYEYKSPPPPSPSPPPPYYYKSPPPPSPSPPPPYYYKSPPPPSPSPPPPYYYESPPPPEKSPPPPYYYKSPPPPSPSPPPPYYYKSPPPPEKSPPPPYYYKSPPPPEKSPPPPYYYKSPPPPEKSPPPPYYYKSPPPPEKSPPPPYYYKSPPPPEKSPPPPYYYKSPPPPEKSPPPPYYYKSPPPPSPSPPPPYYYKSPPPPKEYPTPPYYYKSPPPPKEYPTPPYYYKSPPPPSPSPPPPYYYKSPPPPSPSPPPPYYYKSPPPPSPSPPPPYYYKSPPPPSPSPPPPYYYKSPPPPSPSPPPPYYYKSPPPPSPYPPPPYYYKSPPPPVPVPHPHPHHHPLIVKVVGKVYCYRCYDWKYPKKSHDKKHLKGAVVKITCKAGDKEIVAYGKTKINGKYSIAVEGYDYMKYGDEACKAMLHAPPKDSKCNIPTNLHYGKKGAMLKVKSKTHEEVVLKAKPFAYAPKTPYKECEKPKPKPPTYYYKSPPPPTPTYYYKSPPPPPPTYYYKSPPPPVYYYKSPPPPPPTYYYKSPPPPVYYYKSPPPPPPTYYYKSPPPPVYYYKSPPPPSPSPHPYYYKSPPPPSPSPHPYYYKSPPPPSPSPHPYYYKSPPPPSPSPHPYYYKSPPPPSPSPPPPYYYKSPPPPPPTYYYKSPPPPVYYYKSPPPPSPSPHPYYYKSPPPPSPSPHPYYYKSPPPPSPSPHPYYYKSPPPPSPSPPPPYYYKSPPPPSPSPPHPYYYKSPPPPSPSPPHPYYYKSPPPPSPSPPPPYYYKSPPPPSPSPPPPYYYKSPPPPSPSPPPPYYYKSPPPPNPSPPPPYYYKSPPPPSPSLHPPYYYKSPPPPSPSPPPPYYYKSPPPPSPSPPPPYYYKSPPPPSPSPPTPYYYKSPPPPSPSPHPYYYKSPPPPSPSPPPPYYYKSPPPPSPSPHPYYYKSPPPPSPSPPPPYYYKSPPPPSPSPPPPYYYKSPPPPSPSPPHPYYYKSPPPPSPSPPPPYYYKSPPPPSPSPPPPYYYKSPPPPSPSPPPPYYYKSPPPPSPSPPPPYYYNSPPPPSPSPPPPYYYKSPPPPSPSPPPPYYYKSPPPPDASPPPPYYYKSPPPPSPSPPPPYYYKSPPPPSPSPPPPYYYKSPPPPSPSPHPYLYSSPPPPIHY from the exons ATGAGACTACCGATCGGCGACCCCTCATCATGGGGTCGTCTGTGGCCACACATACTACTGGCCTTTGCAATCATCTTCTTGTCTAGCAATGTAGAAGCTACCGGCGAGCCGTACATTTACGCCTCGCCACCACCACCATATGAGTATAAGTCGCCGCCACCGCCGTCGCCTTCCCCTCCACCACCATATTACTATAAATCACCACCACCACCGTCTCCGTCACCCCCGCCACCTTACTACTACAAATCGCCGCCTCCTCCGTCTCCGTCTCCGCCACCACCTTACTACTACGAGTCACCACCACCACCTGAAAAGTCCCCTCCACCACCGTATTACTACAAATCTCCTCCACCACCCTCTCCATCTCCACCACCACCTTACTACTACAAGTCACCACCACCACCTGAAAAATCC CCTCCACCACCTTACTACTACAAATCTCCACCCCCTCCTGAGAAATCTC caccaccaccttacTACTACAAATCTCCACCACCTCCTGAGAAATCTCCACCACCACCATACTACTACAAATCTCCACCACCTCCTGAGAAATCTCCACCACCACCATACTACTACAAATCTCCACCACCTCCTGAGAAATCTCCTCCACCACCATACTACTACAAATCTCCACCACCTCCTGAGAAATCTCCTCCACCACCATACTACTACAAATCTCCACCACCGCCGTCTCCATCTCCACCACCTCCTTACTACTACAAATCTCCACCCCCACCGAAGGAATATCCAACACCACCATACTACTACAAATCTCCACCCCCGCCAAAGGAATATCCAACACCACCATACTACTACAAATCTCCACCACCACCATCTCCCTCTCCACCACCCCCTTACTACTATAAATccccaccaccaccatcaccatctcctccacCGCCTTACTACTACAAGTCACCACCTCCTCCTTCACCCTCACCTCCACCACCATACTACTACAAGTCTCCCCCACCACCATCACCGTCTCCGCCGCCACCTTACTACTACAAGTCtcccccaccaccatcaccatcaccaccaccaccttacTACTACAAATCTCCACCACCACCTTCCCCATATCCACCACCTCCATACTACTACAAATCACCACCACCTCCAGTGCCAGtcccacacccacacccacaccaccACCCCCTCATCGTGAAGGTCGTCGGAAAGGTTTACTGCTACCGATGCTACGACTGGAAATATCCCAAGAAGTCCCATGACAAGAAACATCTCAAAG GTGCTGTTGTGAAAATCACGTGCAAGGCTGGAGACAAAGAGATTGTAGCCTATGGCAAGACCAAGATCAATGGAAAATACAGCATTGCTGTGGAAGGCTATGATTATATGAAATATGGAGATGAGGCTTGCAAGGCCATGCTCCATGCACCACCAAAGGACTCCAAGTGTAACATCCCCACAAACCTCCATTATGGCAAGAAAGGGGCCATGCTCAAAGTGAAATCCAAAACCCATGAAGAGGTTGTCCTTAAAGCCAAGCCATTTGCCTATGCACCCAAGACCCCGTACAAGGAATGCGAGAAACCTAAGCCAAAACCACCTACTTACTACTACAAATCCCCACCCCCACCCACACCCACTTACTACTACAAGTCGCCACCACCTCCCCCGCCGACGTACTACTATAAGTCTCCACCACCACCAGTCTACTACTACAAGTCGCCACCACCTCCCCCGCCGACGTATTACTACAAGTCTCCACCACCACCAGTCTACTACTACAAGTCGCCACCACCTCCCCCGCCGACATACTACTACAAGTCTCCACCACCACCAGTCTACTACTACAAGTCCCCACCTCCACCATCGCCATCTCCCCATCCTTACTACTACAAGTCCCCACCTCCACCATCTCCATCTCCCCATCCTTACTACTACAAGTCCCCACCTCCACCATCGCCATCTCCCCATCCTTACTACTACAAGTCCCCACCTCCACCATCTCCATCTCCCCATCCTTACTACTACAAGTCCCCACCTCCACCATCGCCATCTCCTCCCCCTCCTTACTACTACAAGTCACCACCACCTCCCCCACCAACATACTACTACAAGTCTCCACCACCACCAGTCTACTACTACAAGTCCCCACCTCCACCATCGCCATCTCCCCATCCTTACTACTACAAGTCCCCACCTCCACCATCGCCATCTCCTCATCCTTACTACTACAAGTCCCCACCTCCACCATCGCCATCTCCCCATCCTTACTACTACAAGTCCCCACCCCCACCATCGCCATCTCCTCCTCCTCCATACTACTACAAGTCCCCACccccaccatcaccatcacccccTCATCCCTACTACTACAAATCCCCACCACCCCCATCACCATCCCCACCACATCCATACTACTACAAATCCCCACCTCCCCCATCGCCATCTCCACCACCACCCTACTACTACAAATCCCCACCACCTCCATCTCCAAGCCCACCACCTCCCTACTACTACAAGTCCCCACCCCCACCATCGCCGTCTCCTCCTCCTCCATACTATTACAAATCACCTCCACCACCAAATCCATCTCCACCACCTCCCTACTACTACAAGTCCCCGCCCCCACCATCACCGTCATTGCATCCTCCCTACTACTACAAATCCCCACCCCCACCATCGCCATCTCCTCCTCCCCCTTACTACTACAAATCCCCACCTCCACCATCACCATCTCCACCACCACCCTATTACTACAAATCTCCTCCTCCCCCATCACCTTCACCACCAACACCTTATTACTACAAGAGCCCACCACCTCCCTCACCATCTCCTCATCCATACTACTACAAGTCCCCACCTCCACCATCACCCTCACCACCACCACCCTATTACTACAAATCTCCCCCTCCCCCATCACCATCCCCACATCCATACTACTACAAGTCCCCGCCACCCCCATCACCATCTCCACCCCCTCCTTACTACTACAAGTCTCCACCTCCACCATCGCCATCTCCTCCCCCTCCTTACTACTACAAGTCCCCACCCCcaccatcaccatctcctccccaTCCTTACTACTACAAGTCTCCACCGCCACCATCCCCATCTCCTCCTCCTCCATACTACTACAAGTCCCCACccccaccatcaccatcacccccTCCTCCCTACTACTACAAATCCCCACCACCCCCATCACCATCCCCACCACCTCCATACTACTACAAATCCCCACCTCCCCCATCACCATCTCCACCACCACCCTACTACTACAATTCCCCACCACCTCCATCGCCATCTCCGCCACCTCCCTACTACTACAAGTCCCCACCCCCACCATCGCCATCTCCTCCTCCTCCCTACTATTACAAATCACCTCCACCACCAGATGCATCACCACCACCTCCCTACTACTACAAGTCCCCGCCCCCACCATCACCGTCACCGCCTCCTCCCTACTACTACAAATCCCCGCCCCcaccatcaccatctcctcctcCCCCCTACTACTACAAATCCCCACCACCACCCTCACCATCCCCTCATCCATACCTCTACTCCTCCCCTCCCCCTCCAATCCACTACTAA
- the LOC131246334 gene encoding extensin-2-like isoform X7, with product MRLPIGDPSSWGRLWPHILLAFAIIFLSSNVEATGEPYIYASPPPPYEYKSPPPPSPSPPPPYYYKSPPPPSPSPPPPYYYKSPPPPSPSPPPPYYYESPPPPEKSPPPPYYYKSPPPPSPSPPPPYYYKSPPPPEKSPPPPYYYKSPPPPSPSPPPPYYYKSPPPPEKSPPPPYYYKSPPPPEKSPPPPYYYKSPPPPEKSPPPPYYYKSPPPPEKSPPPPYYYKSPPPPEKSPPPPYYYKSPPPPSPSPPPPYYYKSPPPPKEYPTPPYYYKSPPPPKEYPTPPYYYKSPPPPSPSPPPPYYYKSPPPPSPSPPPPYYYKSPPPPSPSPPPPYYYKSPPPPSPSPPPPYYYKSPPPPSPSPPPPYYYKSPPPPSPYPPPPYYYKSPPPPVPVPHPHPHHHPLIVKVVGKVYCYRCYDWKYPKKSHDKKHLKGAVVKITCKAGDKEIVAYGKTKINGKYSIAVEGYDYMKYGDEACKAMLHAPPKDSKCNIPTNLHYGKKGAMLKVKSKTHEEVVLKAKPFAYAPKTPYKECEKPKPKPPTYYYKSPPPPTPTYYYKSPPPPPPTYYYKSPPPPVYYYKSPPPPPPTYYYKSPPPPVYYYKSPPPPPPTYYYKSPPPPVYYYKSPPPPSPSPHPYYYKSPPPPSPSPHPYYYKSPPPPSPSPHPYYYKSPPPPSPSPHPYYYKSPPPPSPSPPPPYYYKSPPPPPPTYYYKSPPPPVYYYKSPPPPSPSPHPYYYKSPPPPSPSPHPYYYKSPPPPSPSPHPYYYKSPPPPSPSPPPPYYYKSPPPPSPSPPHPYYYKSPPPPSPSPPHPYYYKSPPPPSPSPPPPYYYKSPPPPSPSPPPPYYYKSPPPPSPSPPPPYYYKSPPPPNPSPPPPYYYKSPPPPSPSLHPPYYYKSPPPPSPSPPPPYYYKSPPPPSPSPPPPYYYKSPPPPSPSPPTPYYYKSPPPPSPSPHPYYYKSPPPPSPSPPPPYYYKSPPPPSPSPHPYYYKSPPPPSPSPPPPYYYKSPPPPSPSPPPPYYYKSPPPPSPSPPHPYYYKSPPPPSPSPPPPYYYKSPPPPSPSPPPPYYYKSPPPPSPSPPPPYYYKSPPPPSPSPPPPYYYNSPPPPSPSPPPPYYYKSPPPPSPSPPPPYYYKSPPPPDASPPPPYYYKSPPPPSPSPPPPYYYKSPPPPSPSPPPPYYYKSPPPPSPSPHPYLYSSPPPPIHY from the exons ATGAGACTACCGATCGGCGACCCCTCATCATGGGGTCGTCTGTGGCCACACATACTACTGGCCTTTGCAATCATCTTCTTGTCTAGCAATGTAGAAGCTACCGGCGAGCCGTACATTTACGCCTCGCCACCACCACCATATGAGTATAAGTCGCCGCCACCGCCGTCGCCTTCCCCTCCACCACCATATTACTATAAATCACCACCACCACCGTCTCCGTCACCCCCGCCACCTTACTACTACAAATCGCCGCCTCCTCCGTCTCCGTCTCCGCCACCACCTTACTACTACGAGTCACCACCACCACCTGAAAAGTCCCCTCCACCACCGTATTACTACAAATCTCCTCCACCACCCTCTCCATCTCCACCACCACCTTACTACTACAAGTCACCACCACCACCTGAAAAATCCCCTCCACCACCATATTACTACAAATCTCCTCCACCACCCTCTCCATCTCCTCCACCACCTTACTACTACAAATCTCCACCCCCTCCTGAGAAATCTC caccaccaccttacTACTACAAATCTCCACCACCTCCTGAGAAATCTCCACCACCACCATACTACTACAAATCTCCACCACCTCCTGAGAAATCTCCACCACCACCATACTACTACAAATCTCCACCACCTCCTGAGAAATCTCCTCCACCACCATACTACTACAAATCTCCACCACCTCCTGAGAAATCTCCTCCACCACCATACTACTACAAATCTCCACCACCGCCGTCTCCATCTCCACCACCTCCTTACTACTACAAATCTCCACCCCCACCGAAGGAATATCCAACACCACCATACTACTACAAATCTCCACCCCCGCCAAAGGAATATCCAACACCACCATACTACTACAAATCTCCACCACCACCATCTCCCTCTCCACCACCCCCTTACTACTATAAATccccaccaccaccatcaccatctcctccacCGCCTTACTACTACAAGTCACCACCTCCTCCTTCACCCTCACCTCCACCACCATACTACTACAAGTCTCCCCCACCACCATCACCGTCTCCGCCGCCACCTTACTACTACAAGTCtcccccaccaccatcaccatcaccaccaccaccttacTACTACAAATCTCCACCACCACCTTCCCCATATCCACCACCTCCATACTACTACAAATCACCACCACCTCCAGTGCCAGtcccacacccacacccacaccaccACCCCCTCATCGTGAAGGTCGTCGGAAAGGTTTACTGCTACCGATGCTACGACTGGAAATATCCCAAGAAGTCCCATGACAAGAAACATCTCAAAG GTGCTGTTGTGAAAATCACGTGCAAGGCTGGAGACAAAGAGATTGTAGCCTATGGCAAGACCAAGATCAATGGAAAATACAGCATTGCTGTGGAAGGCTATGATTATATGAAATATGGAGATGAGGCTTGCAAGGCCATGCTCCATGCACCACCAAAGGACTCCAAGTGTAACATCCCCACAAACCTCCATTATGGCAAGAAAGGGGCCATGCTCAAAGTGAAATCCAAAACCCATGAAGAGGTTGTCCTTAAAGCCAAGCCATTTGCCTATGCACCCAAGACCCCGTACAAGGAATGCGAGAAACCTAAGCCAAAACCACCTACTTACTACTACAAATCCCCACCCCCACCCACACCCACTTACTACTACAAGTCGCCACCACCTCCCCCGCCGACGTACTACTATAAGTCTCCACCACCACCAGTCTACTACTACAAGTCGCCACCACCTCCCCCGCCGACGTATTACTACAAGTCTCCACCACCACCAGTCTACTACTACAAGTCGCCACCACCTCCCCCGCCGACATACTACTACAAGTCTCCACCACCACCAGTCTACTACTACAAGTCCCCACCTCCACCATCGCCATCTCCCCATCCTTACTACTACAAGTCCCCACCTCCACCATCTCCATCTCCCCATCCTTACTACTACAAGTCCCCACCTCCACCATCGCCATCTCCCCATCCTTACTACTACAAGTCCCCACCTCCACCATCTCCATCTCCCCATCCTTACTACTACAAGTCCCCACCTCCACCATCGCCATCTCCTCCCCCTCCTTACTACTACAAGTCACCACCACCTCCCCCACCAACATACTACTACAAGTCTCCACCACCACCAGTCTACTACTACAAGTCCCCACCTCCACCATCGCCATCTCCCCATCCTTACTACTACAAGTCCCCACCTCCACCATCGCCATCTCCTCATCCTTACTACTACAAGTCCCCACCTCCACCATCGCCATCTCCCCATCCTTACTACTACAAGTCCCCACCCCCACCATCGCCATCTCCTCCTCCTCCATACTACTACAAGTCCCCACccccaccatcaccatcacccccTCATCCCTACTACTACAAATCCCCACCACCCCCATCACCATCCCCACCACATCCATACTACTACAAATCCCCACCTCCCCCATCGCCATCTCCACCACCACCCTACTACTACAAATCCCCACCACCTCCATCTCCAAGCCCACCACCTCCCTACTACTACAAGTCCCCACCCCCACCATCGCCGTCTCCTCCTCCTCCATACTATTACAAATCACCTCCACCACCAAATCCATCTCCACCACCTCCCTACTACTACAAGTCCCCGCCCCCACCATCACCGTCATTGCATCCTCCCTACTACTACAAATCCCCACCCCCACCATCGCCATCTCCTCCTCCCCCTTACTACTACAAATCCCCACCTCCACCATCACCATCTCCACCACCACCCTATTACTACAAATCTCCTCCTCCCCCATCACCTTCACCACCAACACCTTATTACTACAAGAGCCCACCACCTCCCTCACCATCTCCTCATCCATACTACTACAAGTCCCCACCTCCACCATCACCCTCACCACCACCACCCTATTACTACAAATCTCCCCCTCCCCCATCACCATCCCCACATCCATACTACTACAAGTCCCCGCCACCCCCATCACCATCTCCACCCCCTCCTTACTACTACAAGTCTCCACCTCCACCATCGCCATCTCCTCCCCCTCCTTACTACTACAAGTCCCCACCCCcaccatcaccatctcctccccaTCCTTACTACTACAAGTCTCCACCGCCACCATCCCCATCTCCTCCTCCTCCATACTACTACAAGTCCCCACccccaccatcaccatcacccccTCCTCCCTACTACTACAAATCCCCACCACCCCCATCACCATCCCCACCACCTCCATACTACTACAAATCCCCACCTCCCCCATCACCATCTCCACCACCACCCTACTACTACAATTCCCCACCACCTCCATCGCCATCTCCGCCACCTCCCTACTACTACAAGTCCCCACCCCCACCATCGCCATCTCCTCCTCCTCCCTACTATTACAAATCACCTCCACCACCAGATGCATCACCACCACCTCCCTACTACTACAAGTCCCCGCCCCCACCATCACCGTCACCGCCTCCTCCCTACTACTACAAATCCCCGCCCCcaccatcaccatctcctcctcCCCCCTACTACTACAAATCCCCACCACCACCCTCACCATCCCCTCATCCATACCTCTACTCCTCCCCTCCCCCTCCAATCCACTACTAA
- the LOC131246334 gene encoding extensin-2-like isoform X12 produces the protein MRLPIGDPSSWGRLWPHILLAFAIIFLSSNVEATGEPYIYASPPPPYEYKSPPPPSPSPPPPYYYKSPPPPSPSPPPPYYYKSPPPPSPSPPPPYYYESPPPPEKSPPPPYYYKSPPPPSPSPPPPYYYKSPPPPEKSPPPPYYYKSPPPPSPSPPPPYYYKSPPPPEKSPPPPYYYKSPPPPSPSPPPPYYYKSPPPPEKSPPPPYYYKSPPPPEKSPPPPYYYKSPPPPEKSPPPPYYYKSPPPPEKSPPPPYYYKSPPPPSPSPPPPYYYKSPPPPKEYPTPPYYYKSPPPPKEYPTPPYYYKSPPPPSPSPPPPYYYKSPPPPSPSPPPPYYYKSPPPPSPSPPPPYYYKSPPPPSPSPPPPYYYKSPPPPSPSPPPPYYYKSPPPPSPYPPPPYYYKSPPPPVPVPHPHPHHHPLIVKVVGKVYCYRCYDWKYPKKSHDKKHLKGAVVKITCKAGDKEIVAYGKTKINGKYSIAVEGYDYMKYGDEACKAMLHAPPKDSKCNIPTNLHYGKKGAMLKVKSKTHEEVVLKAKPFAYAPKTPYKECEKPKPKPPTYYYKSPPPPTPTYYYKSPPPPPPTYYYKSPPPPVYYYKSPPPPPPTYYYKSPPPPVYYYKSPPPPPPTYYYKSPPPPVYYYKSPPPPSPSPHPYYYKSPPPPSPSPPPPYYYKSPPPPPPTYYYKSPPPPVYYYKSPPPPSPSPHPYYYKSPPPPSPSPHPYYYKSPPPPSPSPHPYYYKSPPPPSPSPPPPYYYKSPPPPSPSPPHPYYYKSPPPPSPSPPHPYYYKSPPPPSPSPPPPYYYKSPPPPSPSPPPPYYYKSPPPPSPSPPPPYYYKSPPPPNPSPPPPYYYKSPPPPSPSLHPPYYYKSPPPPSPSPPPPYYYKSPPPPSPSPPPPYYYKSPPPPSPSPPTPYYYKSPPPPSPSPHPYYYKSPPPPSPSPPPPYYYKSPPPPSPSPHPYYYKSPPPPSPSPPPPYYYKSPPPPSPSPPPPYYYKSPPPPSPSPPHPYYYKSPPPPSPSPPPPYYYKSPPPPSPSPPPPYYYKSPPPPSPSPPPPYYYKSPPPPSPSPPPPYYYNSPPPPSPSPPPPYYYKSPPPPSPSPPPPYYYKSPPPPDASPPPPYYYKSPPPPSPSPPPPYYYKSPPPPSPSPPPPYYYKSPPPPSPSPHPYLYSSPPPPIHY, from the exons ATGAGACTACCGATCGGCGACCCCTCATCATGGGGTCGTCTGTGGCCACACATACTACTGGCCTTTGCAATCATCTTCTTGTCTAGCAATGTAGAAGCTACCGGCGAGCCGTACATTTACGCCTCGCCACCACCACCATATGAGTATAAGTCGCCGCCACCGCCGTCGCCTTCCCCTCCACCACCATATTACTATAAATCACCACCACCACCGTCTCCGTCACCCCCGCCACCTTACTACTACAAATCGCCGCCTCCTCCGTCTCCGTCTCCGCCACCACCTTACTACTACGAGTCACCACCACCACCTGAAAAGTCCCCTCCACCACCGTATTACTACAAATCTCCTCCACCACCCTCTCCATCTCCACCACCACCTTACTACTACAAGTCACCACCACCACCTGAAAAATCCCCTCCACCACCATATTACTACAAATCTCCTCCACCACCCTCTCCATCTCCTCCACCACCTTACTACTACAAATCTCCACCCCCTCCTGAGAAATCTCCTCCACCACCATACTACTACAAATCTCCTCCACCACCCtctccatcaccaccaccaccttacTACTACAAATCTCCACCACCTCCTGAGAAATCTCCACCACCACCATACTACTACAAATCTCCACCACCTCCTGAGAAATCTCCACCACCACCATACTACTACAAATCTCCACCACCTCCTGAGAAATCTCCTCCACCACCATACTACTACAAATCTCCACCACCTCCTGAGAAATCTCCTCCACCACCATACTACTACAAATCTCCACCACCGCCGTCTCCATCTCCACCACCTCCTTACTACTACAAATCTCCACCCCCACCGAAGGAATATCCAACACCACCATACTACTACAAATCTCCACCCCCGCCAAAGGAATATCCAACACCACCATACTACTACAAATCTCCACCACCACCATCTCCCTCTCCACCACCCCCTTACTACTATAAATccccaccaccaccatcaccatctcctccacCGCCTTACTACTACAAGTCACCACCTCCTCCTTCACCCTCACCTCCACCACCATACTACTACAAGTCTCCCCCACCACCATCACCGTCTCCGCCGCCACCTTACTACTACAAGTCtcccccaccaccatcaccatcaccaccaccaccttacTACTACAAATCTCCACCACCACCTTCCCCATATCCACCACCTCCATACTACTACAAATCACCACCACCTCCAGTGCCAGtcccacacccacacccacaccaccACCCCCTCATCGTGAAGGTCGTCGGAAAGGTTTACTGCTACCGATGCTACGACTGGAAATATCCCAAGAAGTCCCATGACAAGAAACATCTCAAAG GTGCTGTTGTGAAAATCACGTGCAAGGCTGGAGACAAAGAGATTGTAGCCTATGGCAAGACCAAGATCAATGGAAAATACAGCATTGCTGTGGAAGGCTATGATTATATGAAATATGGAGATGAGGCTTGCAAGGCCATGCTCCATGCACCACCAAAGGACTCCAAGTGTAACATCCCCACAAACCTCCATTATGGCAAGAAAGGGGCCATGCTCAAAGTGAAATCCAAAACCCATGAAGAGGTTGTCCTTAAAGCCAAGCCATTTGCCTATGCACCCAAGACCCCGTACAAGGAATGCGAGAAACCTAAGCCAAAACCACCTACTTACTACTACAAATCCCCACCCCCACCCACACCCACTTACTACTACAAGTCGCCACCACCTCCCCCGCCGACGTACTACTATAAGTCTCCACCACCACCAGTCTACTACTACAAGTCGCCACCACCTCCCCCGCCGACGTATTACTACAAGTCTCCACCACCACCAGTCTACTACTACAAGTCGCCACCACCTCCCCCGCCGACATACTACTACAAGTCTCCACCACCACCAGTCTACTACTACAAGTCCCCAC CTCCACCATCTCCATCTCCCCATCCTTACTACTACAAGTCCCCACCTCCACCATCGCCATCTCCTCCCCCTCCTTACTACTACAAGTCACCACCACCTCCCCCACCAACATACTACTACAAGTCTCCACCACCACCAGTCTACTACTACAAGTCCCCACCTCCACCATCGCCATCTCCCCATCCTTACTACTACAAGTCCCCACCTCCACCATCGCCATCTCCTCATCCTTACTACTACAAGTCCCCACCTCCACCATCGCCATCTCCCCATCCTTACTACTACAAGTCCCCACCCCCACCATCGCCATCTCCTCCTCCTCCATACTACTACAAGTCCCCACccccaccatcaccatcacccccTCATCCCTACTACTACAAATCCCCACCACCCCCATCACCATCCCCACCACATCCATACTACTACAAATCCCCACCTCCCCCATCGCCATCTCCACCACCACCCTACTACTACAAATCCCCACCACCTCCATCTCCAAGCCCACCACCTCCCTACTACTACAAGTCCCCACCCCCACCATCGCCGTCTCCTCCTCCTCCATACTATTACAAATCACCTCCACCACCAAATCCATCTCCACCACCTCCCTACTACTACAAGTCCCCGCCCCCACCATCACCGTCATTGCATCCTCCCTACTACTACAAATCCCCACCCCCACCATCGCCATCTCCTCCTCCCCCTTACTACTACAAATCCCCACCTCCACCATCACCATCTCCACCACCACCCTATTACTACAAATCTCCTCCTCCCCCATCACCTTCACCACCAACACCTTATTACTACAAGAGCCCACCACCTCCCTCACCATCTCCTCATCCATACTACTACAAGTCCCCACCTCCACCATCACCCTCACCACCACCACCCTATTACTACAAATCTCCCCCTCCCCCATCACCATCCCCACATCCATACTACTACAAGTCCCCGCCACCCCCATCACCATCTCCACCCCCTCCTTACTACTACAAGTCTCCACCTCCACCATCGCCATCTCCTCCCCCTCCTTACTACTACAAGTCCCCACCCCcaccatcaccatctcctccccaTCCTTACTACTACAAGTCTCCACCGCCACCATCCCCATCTCCTCCTCCTCCATACTACTACAAGTCCCCACccccaccatcaccatcacccccTCCTCCCTACTACTACAAATCCCCACCACCCCCATCACCATCCCCACCACCTCCATACTACTACAAATCCCCACCTCCCCCATCACCATCTCCACCACCACCCTACTACTACAATTCCCCACCACCTCCATCGCCATCTCCGCCACCTCCCTACTACTACAAGTCCCCACCCCCACCATCGCCATCTCCTCCTCCTCCCTACTATTACAAATCACCTCCACCACCAGATGCATCACCACCACCTCCCTACTACTACAAGTCCCCGCCCCCACCATCACCGTCACCGCCTCCTCCCTACTACTACAAATCCCCGCCCCcaccatcaccatctcctcctcCCCCCTACTACTACAAATCCCCACCACCACCCTCACCATCCCCTCATCCATACCTCTACTCCTCCCCTCCCCCTCCAATCCACTACTAA